Part of the Halorhabdus utahensis DSM 12940 genome, TACGATCCTCGAATCCCACCGGGAGTACCTCGCCGAGGGCCTCACGGGGTCCGTCCTGGATCTCGGGGCGGGTACCGGCGCGATGTTCCCGTATTTCCAAAAACGCGCGTCGGTCCACGCCACCGAACCCGACCGGCACATGCGCCGCCGGGCGCGTGAACGGGCCGAGCGCGAGGGGAGCGACGTCAAGCTCCACGACGCCGGCGCGGCCGACCTCCCCTTCCCGGACGACCACTTCGACGCCGTCGTCTCCTCGATGGTGTTCTGCAGCGTACCCGACGTCGAGGGGTCACTGGCGGAGGTCCAACGAGTCCTGCACCCTGGCGGGGAGTTCCGGTTTCTCGAACACGTCGCCGACGACGGGTGGCGCGAGACGGTCCAGGTGGCCGTCGCGCCGGCCTGGAAACGACTCGCCGGTGGGTGTCACCTCACGCGCCGGACGGCCTCGCGATTCGCCAGTAGCGACGCCTTCGACGTGGTCGAGATGGATCGCTTCGAGCTCGGCGTGACGCCGGTCCGGCCGTTCGTGCGCGGGCGGCTCCGGAAGCGAAAGTGAGTCAACCGTTCCGGCTCGGCTCCGGAAGCGTCGGTGATCAGCCGCGCTCGCCCCAGTCCGTCCGATCGAGGACGTGATACGACTGTTTCAGCCGCTCCTCGTAGGGAGGTCGGTCCCAGGTCGACCACGAATAGGTCGTGGTTTCGAGTGTGCCGGCGGCGGTTCCGGGAACCGCATGGTCGATCAAGCCCGTCGAAGCTGAATCGGCCGTCCCGGCTCCACTGGGGTCGTAGGTCGCGGCACCGACCTGGATCGAGTCGAAATCGGTCACGTCCAGCCCGTCGTCCCACGCTGTCGCGATGCGCTGTTTCGAGGAGGGATCAGCGACGTTCAGCAGGATCCACGGCAGGCGGAGTTCGATGACGTCGCGCTCGGTGTCGACGTGGACGTCAGTCAGCGAGTCGTAAGATTCGGCCTCGGGGTTGCCGTTCCCGTACCGGAGTCGCCCAGTCTCGACAGCCTCGAAGGGGACCGATTCACCAGTCGGCGGCACAGTGTACCCGAGATTGATCGGTTCGCGGACGGGGACGAATCCGGCACGTCCATCGCGATAGGTGTCGAGATCGAGCCCGGCAATTTCGCCAAATTCACGCGCGAACGCA contains:
- a CDS encoding class I SAM-dependent methyltransferase, producing MSNDGDPAHPLFAAVYDPAMAHAERTILESHREYLAEGLTGSVLDLGAGTGAMFPYFQKRASVHATEPDRHMRRRARERAEREGSDVKLHDAGAADLPFPDDHFDAVVSSMVFCSVPDVEGSLAEVQRVLHPGGEFRFLEHVADDGWRETVQVAVAPAWKRLAGGCHLTRRTASRFASSDAFDVVEMDRFELGVTPVRPFVRGRLRKRK